A stretch of DNA from Trichomycterus rosablanca isolate fTriRos1 chromosome 1, fTriRos1.hap1, whole genome shotgun sequence:
gtccatctgtttctctgcatgctttgttagccccctttcatgttgttcttcaatggtcaggactctcccaggaccaccacagagcaggtattatttgggtggtggatcattctcagcactgcagtgacactgacatggtggtggtgtgttagtgtgtgttgtgctggtatgagtggatcagacacagcaatgctgataagagtttttaaaacacctcactgtcactgctggactaagaatagtccacccaaggacggattaaggatagtctgggcccctgggcaaagagttgcccagggccccacccccctccaaaaacataaataaattaatacattaaacaacctgtcaataactaaccctaacacaagaatctattttatataagtttctttctactcttctttcttgcaaagtcatccactaattcatcaaaattaagctgtctgaccaaatctgattcaatggccagaagtgacagtgagttcaggcggttttggcgcatcctaatcctgagttcattcttaatacgagccagtttggagaatgaacgctccccttcacaatttgtgataggcacagtcaaatgtgctatgtagacatttggaaaggttgactgtaaattcaaatttatcatggttttgagcattttactaggacatttttctttttctgttatgaatgatttgtattgtatcaattcatctgccaggctcatgttcagatctgaaggatatgctgcagcgagtgagtgagctcactgttggacatattgtcaggcaaaattgctaaattaatttgtgtctctgcgcttaagagaaattgaacataataattttgaaacaatacaaattcagaaacattaagtaagggcctgaatcgcatatttgcaacaaaacgtctgttatgaattatggtagcttgcctggcaatttgtaggtccctagaaagtcaaggagccatggtaaacgacttctatggaagtcaagggccccatagcaggggccctcgtgatcaagggccctctaatggtatgccctgctcttctctagggccccctggtaggggctctcataaccagggccctctaaaaatatacccccctctttcctaggacccctaatagccagaagtcgaagtcagagcagtgccacaacgcctcatccattttcataaggggcccaaaagcatggctaaggcccccaaaagcatggctagggcccaaaagcatggctaggggcccaaaagcatggctagggcccccaagaggccctggggttaaagtccctaatagtcagaggatccttaaaatggagggccctcggaaataaaaatatattgtatcataaatgttgataggcatcgcaaaatgttttgggccggggccccctgacctcaagggcccctgggcgctggccccactggcccggtcagtaatccagccatgagtccaccaaccaaacatatccagccaacagcgccctgtgggcagcgtcctgtgaccacggatgaaggtctagaagatgaccaactcaaacagcagcaatagataagcgatcgtctctgactttacatctacaaggtggaccaactaggtaggagtgtctaacagagtggacagtgagtggacatggtatttaaaaactccagcagcgctgctgtgtctgatccactcataccagcacaacacacactaacacaccaccaccatgtcattgtcacttcagtgctgagactaatccacctcctaaataatacctactctgtggtggtcctgtgggggtcctgaccattgaaagcaggttaaaaaggtatgtagagaaacagatggactacagtcagtaattgtagaactactaagtgcttctacatggtaagtggagctcataaaatggaccgtgagtgtagaaacaaggaagtggttttaatgtatatacagtgtatcacaaaagtgagtacacccctcacatttctgcagatatttaagtatatcttttcatgggacaacactgacaaaatgacactttgacacaatgaaaagtagtctgtgtgcagcttatataacagtgtaaatttattcttccctcaaaataactcaatatacagccattaatgtctaagccaccggcaacaaaagtgagtacacccctaagagactacacccctaaatgtccaaattgagcactgcttgtcattttccctccaaaatgtcatgtgatttgttagtgttactaggtctcaggtgtgcatagggagcaggtgtgttcaatttagtagtacagctctcacactctctcatactggtcactgaaagttccaacatggcacctcatggcaaagaactctgagaatcttaaaagacgaattgttgcgctacatgaagatggccaaggctacaagaagattgccaacaccctgaaactgagctgcagcacagtggccaagatcatccagcgttttaaaagagcagggtgcactcagaacagacctcgcattggtcttccaaagaagctgagtgcacgtgctcagcgtcacatccaactgctgtctttgaaagataggcgcaggagtgctgtcagcattgctgcagagattgaaaaggtggggggtcagcctgtcagtgctcagaccatacgccgcacactacatcaaattggtctgcatggctgtcaccccagaagaaagcctcttctgaagtctctacacaagaaagcccgcaaacagtttgctgaagacctgtcaacaaaggacatggattactggaaccatgtcctatagtctgatgagaccaagattaatttgtttggttcagatggtctcaagcatgtgtggtggcaatcaggtgaggagtacaaagataagtgtgtcatgcctacagtcaagcatggtggtgggaatgccatgatctggggctgcatgggtgcagcaggtgttgggaagttacatttcattgagggacacatgaactccaatatgtactgtgaaatactgaagcagagcatgatcccctccctccgaaaactgggtcgcagggcagtgttccagcatgataatgaccccaaacacacctctaagacgaccactgctttattgaagaggctgagggtaaaggtgatggactggccaagcatgtctccagacctaaacccaatagaacatctttggggcatcctcaagcaaaaggtggaggagcgcaaagtctcgaatatccgccagctccgtgatttcgtcatggaggagtggaaaagcattccagtggcaacctgtgaagctctggtaaactccatgcccaggagagttaaggcagttctgggaaataatggtggccacacaaaatattgacacttcaggaactttcactaaggggtgtactcacttttgttgccggtggtttagacattaatggctgtatattgagttattttgagggaagaataaatttacactgttatataagctgcacacagactacttttcattgtgtcaaagtgtaattttgtcagtgttgtcccatgaaaagatatacttaaatatctgcagaaatgtgaggggtgtactcacttttgtgatacactgtatataaaacaaataaaggcattcttcaaCAAATGTATCAAAGCCGTAAAAGCTCTATGTATCCTAGCCCTGTCCTGAATGGTATATAAGCACTTAGGGCCTTGTTGTCTGCACAACAAGCATAATGGTTAAACACGAGAATTTACAGTatacataataattattaaattattataaaagaaaaaaaaaacatcacttTCTAAAATAGCCCAattcaattattttaaacaattaatatttttattattttatttgtaaaacacTCAGAATTACTCTGTGTACAAAGCTGCATAAATAAACCTgctgttataaataataaatacaaaccaACTGATGATGAGTTACAAAATGCAtatcaaataaatacaataaaaataatagtttaaGGGAATAGGGAGCACAGTTTTTTATAACAGGGCTAGtgttagctcagcagttaaggtagtggactagtaattggcGGTTAAAGACCCtacagttgccactgttgggctgctaagcaaggttcttaaccacAAATTGCTTgctttgtatttggtcacaattgtgggtcactttagataaaagtggctataaatgtaaatgtaataataataacaatacattttatttatatggcACCTTTCACAGTCTCAAGGTCACTTTACAATTGATGGGAAAACATTTACTGATAATTAATATGCCTGCAGCCTACTTGTTCACCTTGAAATTACAAATATCAATTGATCctggatatacagtataaccaGTGCCCAGGCTAGTGATTTGTCCACACATTACGTTGTAAAATAATGACACCAAACTTTGAATAGTGAATTGTCAATGTACCTTTGAAACAAAATTGTTTGACACTCTATATTCTATTGCCCCCTTTCCACTGCACATTGCCTTATGGTACAGAGCATTTTTAAATCCATTTAGTTGTTATTTCTACTGCCAAGTGACCCGTACTGTTTCTAAGTACCCATGCTAAATTTGGTTACCCTTCTTGACCAGGAACCAAGCACCCAGAAGCAGGCTGTATGGGTAGGGGTACGAACAGAGCAAGTCGTTAAATGGTCCAACAAGATTGCCAGGACAATACAAGTGCCATGTTTAACTACAACAAATTATATTAAACAGTGTCAAAGACATAAAAAACAGGGCtgcagaacattaaaacaccacaacaaatgCAGTGGGGCAAACCCAAAATCGTCCTGTTGTTgctattgctgttgttgttaAAGTGGTGTATTTGCTCTCAGCATCTGGCCGTCACAGCCTTACCTTTAGCAGTTCCCTACTTTTATAAGTACCATTGTGCAATTGGTAACGGATGGTAGCACACATGGTACAGTATGGATAGTACAGTATTTGGTTGCGTGTAATGGCAAAGGGGCTCATGTGGTTTGAACTTGATCACCATAAACATCATATCCCTCTCACAAGATGTCTAAGGTTCTACTAATATGCGTATAGCCAAATCTCATATAAACACACCGGAAAACACTTCTAAAAAGCAATTGGACCTCATCATGCTATATAGTTTACACTTACCTTTAGAAATAAATATCACAAATCAGTTAAGACAATCAGACATCTGCAGTTAAGCTTTGATCCTTCATCCAGTAAGCCCAACTGCACGTAACCCTTAGGACAAGCATGTCCAGTGTTCTGTCACAGTGTTTTGCTGAAACATGAGGGAAGCTTCAGCATTGCTTACAAAAAGCCATTTATGCTCCAAACTGAAGCCTGCAGCTCCAGCAGCTGTCCTCAAAGGGATGGACCTGCCGCAGGCAACGTTGTAGATGCGCTTCTGTGACCAAATATTGTCTTCAAAAGAACCATGCTTCCTGTTCCGCTGAAACTACTGGCTCACCAAAGCGTTCCACCAGGCTGAGCCTCTGCTGAAGGATGCCTTCCTGTGTGTGCATTCTTCAGAAACATCTTGCCAGGGGGCTCAAGATGTCAGGATTTTTGCAAGTGAGGTCATTTATTTGGTATTCGTCAAGACATGACTAATTGTTCAAGCTCAAATGTGAACTCGAGTATGTGTCTTTATTTCAGCCATAACAGATGATGTGGTATGGACAATAGGCCGTGTGGATCTGTCTCCAAAAGTGACGGCGAAACCCTGCACAACTGGGCCTGTTTAAATCCCTTCATTATGCACTTCATAAATCCAGATAATGCTGGTATGCCAGATTAAACTGCTGTGTCTCCAACCTGAATGGTATCGTGCTGCACCCTGAGGGAAGGTAAcagaaaacaaaagcaaaaatctGACTTggttacaaaacaaaacaaacacaatgtATGACATTACTAAAAGCCTTCACCTCTGCAGTATTGTGGTGGTCTTAATTAAAGCAATGATACCTGTTTTGTTCATTTAGGGAACATAATTCAGGGTCATTGTGTGAAGCTTGTCTGCTGACTTGAGGGtcactgtgtgtctctgtgccaTCAGCACTTGATAAACTGGATGCAGTTTCAAGCCTGTTTCGTCGGAGTGCCTGCAAGAGTAAGAAGATGCAAACATTGGTTTCATAAAACTAGTAAACATGACATTTAACAGCAGTCTGCAAGCTGATGTAAAAACCAGAAAAAATGCTTAACTGTTCTGATAAAGAGTGCCAGTGCTGCAATGAAAGGAATAGCGAGCAGTGCTAGTGTGCTGGTAACTGCTCTGTCAATCACATGTCGACCTGTCAAAACATATCAACAAGACACCAATTCAGAGCGGGTCATAATGACGTCACTTTTACACAAGTTACAGTTCAATCACTGGGCGTGTTTACTATTTCCATGTTGtaatttctgtgtttgtgtgtgggtgtgtgtttatacatcCACTGCTCACCTGGTGTAATGGGCGGTGCAGTAGAGGTACGACAAGGGGGAGGCGTACAGTTAAACTGATGTGGTGTTGAGGCAAACATTTGAAGAACCTCCTTGACATGATCAAAATAATGCTTGGTGGACCATCTCGCACTTCGGTAATGGCATTTAAAGGCCTGCATTGTTACCTCCTGTGAAAGAGACAAGtttctatttttattgcatAAAATGAACAATAGTCATGCATTAATAACAGTAGAAATATCTTTCTGAAGAAATTCTGAAAAAAAAgttcaaataaagattttaaagtAAATTAGTAAAAATAGAAACGAATAGAATTAGTATGGTAAGGGGGGGTATAACTGTTAGTATAGTATTATctcagtatagtatagtattatctcagtatagtatagtattatctgtgttaataataataataatacatgattGATATTCTTATTATctcattatttgttattattattatcattattacagtattattaaaattgtaatatttgACTTTAAACAGTTGAAATTATATTAACTCAGAGAAAAAGCTGTATAGCATTTGTAATAGTGATGAAGTACTGGATTGGGTTGTAACTTTATATGGTGAAAAatgggtatattttacaatacagtggtaccttgaaactcgacgttaattggttcaggcagtggtgttgagtttaagaggtgttgagttttaaggtatttttttcccatatggatgtgggaaacctgttaatgagtTCCATggttcaattgtatttcagtgtttttatatagacttattgtactaaaacaatgagtaaagaatttcattagtggagagaacctaTGAACAGTAATCattaagtttagtgtttctgtgtcgttcttttagtacattaatccacgttaagctttattttttaagcattttaaactaGAAAAAGGTGATTCTCACTGAACCCCCAGCtataatgcagatttgtctcgtaTTTGCACTCTGATGATGTttcactgcaccgctcaagccgagtgctgaacaaagcggctgttcattgttaatttgaaattaaatcaaTGTTTTTTAAGGCTAAacatgtcgagtttaagggtacagatttctccacgaagggtgtcgagtttcaaataTTTCGATTTTAGCAggcgtcgagttacaaggtgcCACTGTAGTTGAGAaattatataatgtattataataGGTGCCTTTATAATACAAaacaagcactacaatatataaaaatagtagAAAGGATTTAGGATcttacacacaatacacaaaagTTACTGTTTAAAGCAATTATTACTATTGAAACAATAGTATTTGTTTCATGCATGACAATTGAAGAATCAATTCCACAAAATATCAGCAAATTCTGAGATCAAATGTGACACTGACAGCAAAAAAAACTGATCCACTAAGCTTTTGAAATTGCCCTTCCTGTCCACTGAGAGAATAGAAAGTAAAAAGTGTTTGATAGTTGTAATGTTTGCCAAAGTGTTACTAAGTACTGACTTAGTTAAAGGGTTTTTGCAAGTTGGGACAGAGCCATTTTAGGactataaatgttttaaataaaacatctaaGAACTACATTGGTTTTGGGCATAACTAAAAATAAACACTATTTGTCATTACCTAATGTCCATAAATGCTCCCAACATCTGTGCTCAATCTTACCTGAAATAAACCAATGCACAGTGGAAAACTATATTGTttctgagttttttttttttttttactgacgaTTTTGGAGTGACCATTTAGACTGTTACCAGCATAAAATTTAAGAGCTAGAGTCTGTCACGGTAATGGGTTATATTAGTTCCCATGTCAAAGATTGTAGGGGCACCTTTAATAGTCCCCAAATAATTTTAGTGTTTAAAGAACATTTTTAATCTGTTGTAAACATctaaattaaaacacatttacccAAAAACTCAAAAAggcaaacataaacataaacataaaacatttatttatttttgtatttaaattgttattttttaataagcatTCAACGAACTCTATCTTTTTTAATGATTACGCTGTATCAAGATTTTAACATAAACAAATAGATTATAAGTAGTATAGCAGACAGTGCAGcatgttaataaaatattaaagtctTTGTCTACTTAAATGCAATACTCAATAGtagcatatactgtacatcacagGTTCTGTATAAATAACTGTTTATACTTTATGTGCATAAACAACAGTGTAACTTACCAGTTCTTCATTGTCAATGGGGAAACGAAGCCCTTGCAGCATGGTAATAAACATAGTGATATTTTCTCTATTGGTGGAGAGGTTGCCAAACTTGAGGGCTAAGCTCTTTAAACTGCTCTCTGCTGGATATAGGTTCAGGTGAAGCCAGCACAGTCCTCCCTTAAACAAcacaatataaaacacacagagatacatgAACACCATCAAAATACCAGTTGTCCTGTCCTATATCAAAAtaactgtattattataattattataatggtTATGTACCTTGTAACCATTTTATTAGGTAATACACCAAATGGGTGTGCGGTGCAGGTATGAAATTGTAAGTATATTTTGCTATGTACTATTTGTCAGTCATACTGTTCTCTGATCATCAATTGAAATGGAAAAAAGAACAGCTTAAACGATTTAATTTTGGGGGATGGACAGAGATGGGTGAAGTGGCAAATATGTTTGTCAAAAAGAAGACAATTACTTAAAAATATATAGTTACTGAATTAAATTTGAGTAAGGTAGGTGGGTACAAATAAGTAAGCACTCAAAAACTAaagtattgtaaaaaaaaaaaataataaataaaataaaataaatttatatatatatatatatatatatacagtggggaaaataagtatttgatcccctgctgattttgtaagtttacccccttacaaagacttgaacagtctataatttttatggaaggtttattttaacagaaagagacagaatatcaacaaaaaatccagaaaaaaaactttaaataaaggttataaattaatttgtatttaattaagggaaataagtatttgatcccctaccaaccagcaagaattctgacccccacaatTCAATCACCCTCAcactggagctccatgcaagatctcacctggtggggtaagaatgattctgagaaaggtgaggtca
This window harbors:
- the kitlgb gene encoding kit ligand b; its protein translation is MVHMKESKIGGCACVLVLLFSGLVACSGAFGNPLTDDVATLDTLRENIPKDYRIRIRYIPKDVGGLCWLHLNLYPAESSLKSLALKFGNLSTNRENITMFITMLQGLRFPIDNEELEVTMQAFKCHYRSARWSTKHYFDHVKEVLQMFASTPHQFNCTPPPCRTSTAPPITPGRHVIDRAVTSTLALLAIPFIAALALFIRTALRRNRLETASSLSSADGTETHSDPQVSRQASHNDPELCSLNEQNRVQHDTIQVGDTAV